One Hydractinia symbiolongicarpus strain clone_291-10 chromosome 7, HSymV2.1, whole genome shotgun sequence genomic window, acccactgattttattatttctaaattttgagaagatgtaaaaaaatgttgaaatgaGTAAAATAGGATGAATTATTCCAAAAATAGAGTGAAAAATTGATTGCAAAGTGGAATGTATTATAAACTCagataaaaatgaatttatCGAATGATATTTGTCTAATCTTATAAAATATGGCAAGAAGTTTTAATAAAGAGTGATAGAGGATGGATTATTCCACTTTTAAGTTGGCCACAACAGAAAGCGTGTGATGTTTTATATTAATGATAGTAGACGAATGGTCTTCTTCAGTGTTTTATAGAAATTCTCGGAGTCACATGGTTTTAAAATAATCTCAACTTGCCAATTCAACTAAACTGAAGTGAAAATATCGCGAATGGAGTAATTTTGGAtgaaaaattccattttttagaGATTTTACATTATACTATCGATACTCTATTAAAGATTAACTTTACGCTATTaacttcattttttattgttactgACAGTTGGTTCCacaacataaaatttaaagGATGAAATAATCCACACATTTTCAGGATGAAGTATTCCACACGCAAAAATCGTGATAAATTGAAATAATATTCGCGATATTTGCACTTAGTTAAGTTGAATTGGCAAAGTTCTGTTCTTACATTATGTCTTTGTTATAAGGTGACATTCGTTAATAATTATTTCCGTATCAATACCCTCCATTACCAATAAATAAGAGAAGTAATAAGGAGTGATACTGGATGAAAAATTCCAATTTcctaaaatttttattctgtatAATTTTTAACCCCACTTGCGATAAAGTCTTTTATGTGTTGAAGGTTTTTGCCGTAACTTCAAGAAGACATTGCATTGCTAAAGATTCGAACGGTTTGAAACCTTTGCATTGCACTCTCTTGATTCGACGGGTAAGTTTTTATTTGGACTTGTCTGGGCATGTTTATTTTGTTGGGCATGCCAACGATTTaataatttgatttgatttgatgagTTTGTGGATTTAAGCTGCTTTGGAGATGATTTTTCATTGTCGTGGTGAGAATTGCACAAAGTCTTTCAGTACAAAATCCAACCAAAAGAAACCAATACCTGAATCTCAACCAAATATTGTATgtattgaaaatatttattattgtcCAACGAATGGATGTTCCACCAAATCAAAGTACAAATCAACATTCCTACAAGTTGAACGATAAGCGTAAAACCAATAAAAGATGCTCATTTTGCGGAAATGTATTTGCTCAGAAATCGAATCGCGACAGACACGTTTAGAATGCGCATATGTTTCTGAAAAGGACATGTCAGACCCATATGGTCACTTCATTGAGAaaggtgaaaaatattttaaaggacTTTATTTGAAGTTAGCTCGCTCCAAAAATGCAAAAGTGAAACGGTTTAACACATTACCAACAAAGGTTATAATAACACCTGAAGAAATTTGTGACAGCTATGTCGATTTTAATGATCAACTGGAATTGGACACTAACATTTACAATATATTAAATCAAAAAGcaagtttataatttttttgaaactgctctgaaaagtcattaattttttttggaatatttcttgttatttcactcttaaaatttcttcttttgatTTTTCCATTCTATTAGACTCCTTTTAGTCAGAAACATTAATCTTTGTTTAACTAAAGTTGTACTAAGCCTAATGTGAAAACAATGTTTGATATTTCGTATTTCCCTAAGTTTGATATTTGTTTGGATTGTGTTACCAGTTCTTTTCCCTTGCTAGTTTGTTAAGATGTTTGGAATAATTAATCCTCTGTTACTCTCGAGGATACGTGTTAGCATATGTATCAATAAAATGTCATTTTGTTTGAGAGGTATATTGTAACTAAAAttgttgtattaatttttttctaccGCGTGTTCCATTGTATTtcgatttattgtttttttttggaatatTTCATCCAATTCTACTccgaaaatagttttaaaatatatttcgttgttttattatacattatCCTTCAAAACTATCATCGTTTACTAGCTTCTTacctaaatattaaaacttgtttttgaaGGCTTATTACGATGCTTGGTATGATAACAAGGTCGTACTAAGGTATAAAAAACTTGATTTTAAACCGATTTTAACAAAGGGGTTCGCTCTATACAATTTGCGGGGCTGATTGAGCCGACAATACTTCCAGCTGTTATTTTAACTTTATTAGTACACCAAAAATTTGTTGCTGCAATCATGGACGAAATTTGTGAGTCTTGGAGAATTAGAGTCGGGTATTTTGAAATCATCAAAAGTTCACAGAAGGCTTGACGTCAGTACGAccatttttaagaattttggaACCTTCCTGAGTCCCGACGTGGATTCTTTCGTTGCGTAAAAGCGCTAGATAATGCCACTAGAAAATTTTAAACGCTGTCAGTCTGGCCAACTTGTGCGCCAAAGTAGCAAACATTTCACCTTTTCAGCCTTGTATAAAAAATGATGAGACAACTGCTTTAACAAACTCTTTAACATTCAATCCAGCGTTAATTatcgttaaaataaaatttgttctgcaaaatacatATTGCTAAAATCAAATGTCTGTTTAGACGAAGAGAGCAAACCAGGTGAAACGTCATATTTTTCCGTAATATGGCAATATtacacctttttttaaaaagaagctAGTTGATAAGAAAGTCAAGGTTAAGGTTTTGGCAAAAATTTGGAACGTATTAAAAACCTGCTCagtaagaagaagaaaaataatgTAATTAGAACTActagaaagcaattattttatttcacaATTTCTTATCTTTTACTAGTATACGTGCATGttttttacaataatttcaaCGCCTATTTCTTGCAATccccaaaatatttattttcttttcgaAATCATACTTCCCTATTTTCCAGAAAAACATAAAccaaaaaagaattaaacaaaaaagtgttaaaaaagcACAGTTTTTCTCAGCTGAAATTTGGacggtttaaaaaataaaaaaataaataaaaggaattaaacaaaatagaaaaaggaaatgagaaaaataaattgaataaaatatttttcattatttattcttttaattatatatCAAATTTGATTGATATCGGAATTATCTTTATTGATTGCATTAGTAAGGTCTCTGTTTCCAGTAATGGAGATTAATTCCTGGTATTGACCCGCATACGTAGCGTCTTGCACCACTATTGAAAGCTTTAAATGCTTCTTTTTGCAGCGAAACTACTCCATGTAGGTTATCACAAAGGACTTTTGATAGTGTGACTTTTTTGATTTCGTGGAGCTGACGTGAAGTGAAGACACCATGGTGTTGGTAAAAAAATCGATCCCCCGTCCTTAATCGCTCGAATTGATCTTTTATAATGCAATGAAAAGTTTCGCCCAATGGTTTACCAGGGAGTGGAATCTCACTAATACCAGCTGCAAACAAATCGATGTCGTTTGGATTCTTGTAAAGGCTTTTTAGTTTGGGTATAGCGGCAGAGTGAACTATTCCATATAAATCATAGTAACTTCTTATGGTCCTTAGGCCACAAGCTTTCCTCCAATGTCCATATGTCGGTACACCATGGTCTCTGGCACGTTGGATGTTTAGGGCAGTTAGATCCCGATAATCTGATTGACTGGGAGGAACAAAAAGACGGCGCACGAtgtcaaaagaaaatgtttcatcaacttcttgtgATTGATTACCAAGCAAACCGAAAGTGAGAGATTCGATGCCAAATTTTCGAACAAAGGTAACGTTGCGAAAGGTTTCTCGGATGGGAAGATCGGGAGCcactttatcaaaatttttgttcAGCAATGCCCATGAATTAGGCACCAAACTGTGTCCAAATCTAAAGGCGGATGTAGAGAACCCATTTGAAACGGAGGGATCAACGTGCGAACTATATCCTTTGTGTGGACCCAGATTAATTAAAAAGGGCAGGAATTCGTTGTATGTTATGTGTTGAAGCATGGCACCGACAATCTTCCTGCTCGTCTGGAAAAGTTGATATTCACTCCAATGTgggtttaaatattttagcTTCCTTGCGATTCTGTTATGTTCTCTGACCCAAATAACATGCAGAACATGCAATGCAGCATTTTCGTCTGCTCTAGTTTCACCGGCTAATGAACAGCCTGTGGCTCGTTCgcaatttgtttttcttaatgGGAGTAAAccatttctttgtatttttaattgtcCAGTACCTATCACAGAGCATAtgattttaacaacaaaaagaaaaaaagggaaaGAAAAAATCGTACAACATTGGAACATAGCATTAAcatcaacatcaacaacaacatcaacaacaacatcaacaactacAACAATCGGCTTACCATCGTTTTTTCTCAAAGTTTTACTCCTTTCGAAATCATTATCATAAATTTGCGAACCATCAATATAAGCTGATAGCACATTGATGAATTCACGACGAGATGAGTATCTACTTTGACAGGTTGGTACAGATCTACCAAGGGACGTACATTCTGCCGATGACAATTTAAATTTGATTGGAAAACATGGATACTTGTATGCCACATTCAAATTACCACAACTAGAGAAATACATAAGTATAAAGTAAGGCTATTTTGGATatagaataaaaaattaagaagtcCAAAAATTATCTAtaacatttatcacgtttatcaaAAGCTGCTTGAGTGTGAATACAACGTTTAAAAAACTTCTTTACCTTTTGACGTCACATTCTGCATGAGGTGTAAGCGATATATCATGATCCAAAAATTGTCCATAAGCCATAAACATGACGGACAGACCTTTCTTTGTATGTTGAGTATTTTTCTTGGacatttgaaataacttttggcACACTTCGTTAGCGTGCGGTACTTTTGGAACTGTATTTGGATATCCATATGGCAATCCGTGAGTGCTTGCAACATAAGAGGCAGCTACAAAAGAAGAAGTATGCTACTGGTatccttatcggtaaaaaaagttGGCAATAAAATTagtcagcaaaaataaaaagtcggcaaaaatattagtcacttggacaaaattaagtcactttttgccgaccaaatttttgaatttagtcactttttgctgactaatttagtcactaataaaaaataattgcataaaactaataaaaattagCAGCagggaaaaaaaaaagaaaaaaagttaggtCGGAAAAAAAATGTCGGCAAAAAAGTTTGGtctttaataaaaaagtcagcaaaagttttagtcggcaaaaaatattagtcagctagccaaaatttagtcactttttgccgaatTTTTATACCTATAAGGTATATTATATTATGTTATGTaaaatttgcttataaaaaagcccTAAACATTTGTTCGCTGATAGAGTGCAAGATTTATAGGCTTAACTATGGGAAAGCTAAGGTAATGACAGCATGTATACATTGCAAACTATGGACGTGCGTTTATTGACTGTCTCCATGTACTGGTTAGCAACGAGGAAACACATGTTGTTGCATAACAAAAATATCTTACGCGTCATCAATGGTTAAGCGCCTTTTTAGCTAAAAGCCGATTGTGGTCGCACTGAAGCATGGTTGCAATTGAAAAATGCGTTTAGTgtaatgaaatttttaaatgacgttttaaaaaaaagacagcTGTCCAGGTTAACGGCACAGtttaaacaaaattgaaaattgtATTCGTCCTCTTTTTTTCGGTGCATGTTTTTTAAGCAAGTAAGAATTCAAAATCAGGCTTATTCGAAAGAAGAATCAGGCTTAGACTATGCTGACATTATGCTGACTTTATGCTGTTTATCACAgaatcaaattaaaaatttaaatgttgctTAAACAATGGTGCGATAAAATGCATGGGTAAGATGGCAGGGTCCATATTCTTACCTGGTACATGTTTCTTGTAttggaaaaattagaaaatctaTTATAAACTGTGTTTTTTGTATGCTTCAAGTTCCTTAATTGCTTCTGCTCATTCAATACGTTTTGCTCAATAAACTTTAGTTAGAATCTACAAAGAGAACTATTctaataaatataaagaaaagcaTCAACTTACGGGCAAATCTTCTCAAAGTCGTGTTTGCTGCACCTTGAGTTGGCCTGTGAACATTATTACAAACTCCGGAAAGTGTTCGATATTCGTTGTATCCATACCCATAATTACCTGGACAAACTGCGTGTGTTATCACGTCCATACAGTTGCTATACGTCGTGCCTAAGACGGAGAAAAATTCACATTATATGTAGAAACACAATTCCTAAATTGAACAATCATTAGATTTACTAAAGCTCCTCTCCCTGAATAAACCCCACCATATACTCCtaagaaatttaaaacttaGGGTAACAACTGTAAAATTGAGCCAACCAACAATAAAAACCTTAGGGAGAAAATAATATTAGGCAACAAATATCtgcaaaatatgtgcaaaaacaATTATAATTTTCTTCTTCTCTTAGTTGTGTTAGCAACTTTTTTCATTGGTGTATACTTGCCGCAACTATAAAGCGATCGTTCTCTGTACAACAATTAGCACCACCTCCCTCCCCCTGGCAAAAAATAGACTGGAAAGATTATTGCTTGCGAGAAGGTTATTGCTTGCGAGAAGATTATTGCTCGTGAAAGGATTATTGCTTGATGAGATTATTGCTTGATGAGATTATTGCTTGCGAGAAGTTCGTTGCTTGCGAGAAGATTACTGCTTGCGAAAAGATTATTGCTTGCGAGAAGATTATTGCTTGTGAAATGATTATTGCTTGTGAGAAGTTTATTATTTGTGAGAAGGTTATTGTTTGTGAGAAGATTATTGTTTGTGAGAAGATTATTGCTTGTAAAAAGATTATTGCTTGTGAGAAGATTATTGCTTGTGagaagattattgctaatgaaAAGATTATTGCTTGTGAGAAGATTATTGCTTGTGAAGAGATTATTGCTTGTGAGAAGATTATTGCTTGTGAAAAGATTATTGCTTGTGAGAAGATTATTGCTTGTGAGAAGATTATTGCTTGTAAAAAGATTATTGCTTGTGAGAAGATTATTGCTTGTGagaagattattgctaatgaaAAGATTATTGCTTGTGAGAAGATTATTGCTTGTGAAGAGATTATTGCTTGTGAGAAGATTATTGCTTGTGAAAAGATTATTGCTTGTGAGAAGATTATTGCTTGTGAGAAGATTATTGCTTGTGAGAAGGTTATTGCTTGTGAGAAGATTATTGCTTGTGAAGAGATTATTGCTTGTGAGAAGATTATTGCTTGTGAAAAGATTATTGCTTGTGAGAAGGTTATTGCTTGTGAGAAGATTATTGCTTGTGAGAAGGTTATTGCTTGTGAGAAGGTTATTGCATGTGAAAAGATTATTGCTTGTGAGAAGATTATGGCTTGTGAGAAGGTTATTGCTTGTGAAAAGATTATTGCTTGTGAAAAGATTATTGGTTGTGAGAAGGTTATTGCTTGTGAAAAGATTATTGCTTGTGAAAAGATTATTGCTCGTGAGAAGTTTATTGCTTGTGAAAAGATTATTGCTTGTGAAAAGATTATTGCTCGTGAGAAGTTTATTGCTTGTGAAAAGATTATTGCTTGTGagaagattattgctaatgaaAAGATTATTGCTTGTGAGAAGATTATTGCTTGTGAAAAGATTATTGCTTGTGAAAAGGTTATTGCTTGTGAGAAGATTATTGCTTGTGAGAAGATTATTTCTTGTGAGAAGGTTATTGCATGTGAAAAGATTATTGCTTGTGAGAAGATTATTGCTTGTGAGAAGGTTATTGCTTGTGAAAAGATTATTGCTTGTGAAAAGATTATTGGTTGTGAGAAGGTTATTGCTTGTGAAAAGATTATTGCTTGTGAAAAGATTATTGCTCGTGAGAAGTTTATTGCTTGTGAAAAGATTATTGCTTGTGAAAAGATTATTGCTCGTGAGAAGTTTATTGCTTGTGAAAAGATTATTGCTTGTGagaagattattgctaatgaaAAGATTATTGCTTGTGAGAAGATTATTGCTTGTGAAGAGATTATTGCTTGTGCGAAGATTATTGCTTGTGAAAAGATTATTGCTTGTGAAAAGATTATTGCTTGTGAGAAGATTATTGCTTGTGAGAAGGTTATTGCTTGTGAGAAGATTATTGCTTGTGAGAAGATTATTGCTTGTGAGAAGATTATTGCTTGcgagaaggttatttcttgttAAAAGATTATTGCTTGTGAGAAGATTATTGCTTGTAagaagattattgctaatgaaAAGATTATTGCTTGTGAGAAGATTATTGCTTGTGAAGAGATTATTGCTTGTGAGAAGATTATTGCTTGTGAAATGATTATGGCTTGTGAGAAGATTATTGCTCGTGAAAGGATTAttgcttgtaaaaaaattattgcttgtGAAAAGGATATTATTTGTTACATCATCTTTTACACTTTTAATCTATCCACCTCTGAATTGCTATAAATTATTATAACTGTAAGGCTGTCTGCAAAAAGGCTATTTTACTTatcataaaagagaaaaaaataattactttcctgttcaatttaaaaattagtaaaTACAATAAAAGCTAAATTGCAGACAATTACAGAGTATGCAGTAAATTTAATAATGTACCTGCAACTCTGGCTTCAGACTGTGGTAGTGATCCATACGGATGATAACGGGCTGCTGCGTATGCAACAAAAGCAACCAAAAAAACTCCAATAGATTTCATTTCTCCTTGCTGTGTTTGAAATGACATACAAAGGAATTAAGCTAACCTTTTTATAGCGTTTTCAATACAAAAGGATGAGGGAACATCAACGCCTCGTTAATCTATGATTAGTTGCTCCATTAATTTCTGTCATTGGACTATTTGAGTTATTAGTCACATGTTGCGTAAACTCGTTTGAAGAAATGTTAATTACGTATTTCGGTTTCGTTTAGCATGTGCATGTCCTGCCCCATCCAAAACTTTCTAATGATACATGAAAGACCTATTACCCATGTTTAGAAATACAGTTTATATCACCTGCACTACGGAATAAAAGTATTTATAAGGACGGATATATTTTCTGAAAGCCAGATAAATTCCCTATCGaatagttttatttttgttaaaaaataataagccAGAAAGACGTATCAAAAACCTTCTTCGTTTTGCCAACTCTTTAGCCTAAAAGGTACAAGTGTTTAAAGGGCAAAAAAATGTCTGGACGTGCAGTTTCCAAGCGGTCCGGCGTTAAAGTACTATTCCGCTTAGCTTCCGTGTTAAGACAAAAACGAGTGTTTATCGTGGTATGATCGTAGACAGTAGTAGGGGCAAATATGTACGATTTATTCTCGAGAATTCAAATTACTTTCGGTATCTCAGTTTTGCTTTTAAGGCCTAGTTTcgaatttagatcaataagttcCTTTTCGTCATTTTTCTGTTacaaatttatttcttattcAAAAGAAATATACTATGAATCTAtaagctttaaaaataaaaaaattaacaaaaataacgATTTGGGTGTTTTCATGTATCTTGAAGTACCCTTTCTATCGTAACAATTATCCGGAAGCTGAATGaggaagtttaaaaaataaaatgttaaccaTTACAATTTAAGTTGCATTTTTATCTCCTAGTAAAGAAGGTAAGCATGTACATCCATTTAGTTTGCATAAAGAAAACGGACGGAAGATGGAGACAAAATGATATTGTTTTGACGACAAATATATGTGCGTGCACGCTAGGAAATGAGTCTCTATAGAAGTAAGCAAAACCAGTGAAACCAGTAGTTGTTAATAGCAACAATGTTGTGGCAGTTAGATCGTGCTTGGTGCGGTTTTGCTGCCATGCGTTCTAAGATACTTTCTTGAGACAAAAAAGAACACGTGAGGCCACGCCAGCGTGATTCTTATGGTTTTTCTAGTGGTGGACTTTTAGGCGTAATATCAACACaatctaattttatttttaggttttaCACTGACAAAAAACGTAATTAATTTGTTATGAAACATTAATTTGAAAAGAGTATTTCAATTTTTAGAAGGCCTTGCCACTAAATTGATCCTGGCTTGCAAAAGTGATTCAATAGATTGAATTATTTCTGAAAGCATGTTAAGCTTCATATATATTATATGTACATATTAATTGTTTATATTATAATCTATTTTTACAGTAAATGATCTTTCCTTTCTTCCTGGTAACTTTTATATTGATTAAGTTTGTTCTAGATCAAAATTGC contains:
- the LOC130648547 gene encoding eosinophil peroxidase-like; the encoded protein is MSKKNTQHTKKGLSVMFMAYGQFLDHDISLTPHAECDVKSCGNLNVAYKYPCFPIKFKLSSAECTSLGRSVPTCQSRYSSRREFINVLSAYIDGSQIYDNDFERSKTLRKNDGKPIVVVVDVVVDVVVDVDVNAMFQCCTIFSFPFFLFVVKIICSVIGTGQLKIQRNGLLPLRKTNCERATGCSLAGETRADENAALHVLHVIWVREHNRIARKLKYLNPHWSEYQLFQTSRKIVGAMLQHITYNEFLPFLINLGPHKGYSSHVDPSVSNGFSTSAFRFGHSLVPNSWALLNKNFDKVAPDLPIRETFRNVTFVRKFGIESLTFGLLGNQSQEVDETFSFDIVRRLFVPPSQSDYRDLTALNIQRARDHGVPTYGHWRKACGLRTIRSYYDLYGIVHSAAIPKLKSLYKNPNDIDLFAAGISEIPLPGKPLGETFHCIIKDQFERLRTGDRFFYQHHGVFTSRQLHEIKKVTLSKVLCDNLHGVVSLQKEAFKAFNSGARRYVCGSIPGINLHYWKQRPY